A window of the Microbacterium sp. AZCO genome harbors these coding sequences:
- a CDS encoding cyclase family protein: protein MTGPSEDPRDLDRQNPEAEIAARAEAYRNWGRWGDDDRLGTLNFIDAAKRIEAAALVREGVVVSLAQPFDTDGPQTGWRRRTNPVHTMTDTGTDAERGNQGFPHGIGGADDVIAMPLQCSTQWDGLGHIFDHGNAWNGRRAGDVVTSDGDLVTGIEHTKTSFVTRGVLLDVGAHLRPETGELEDGYAITAADLDATIAAQGDSSRVGRGDIVVVRTGRYARARREGWNGYAGGPAAGLSLTTAGWLHRAEIAGIATDTWGFEVRPNEFDVPSFQPLHQVVIPNLGLSIGEMWDLDELAETCRRLGRYDFFLAAPTLPITGAVGSPVNPVAVL, encoded by the coding sequence ATGACCGGGCCGTCCGAAGACCCCCGTGACCTCGACCGGCAGAACCCCGAGGCCGAGATCGCCGCACGCGCCGAGGCGTACCGCAACTGGGGCCGCTGGGGCGACGACGACCGGCTCGGCACCCTCAACTTCATCGACGCCGCCAAGCGGATCGAGGCGGCCGCGCTCGTGCGCGAGGGCGTCGTCGTCTCGCTCGCGCAGCCGTTCGACACCGACGGCCCTCAGACGGGATGGCGTCGTCGCACGAACCCGGTGCACACGATGACCGACACGGGCACCGACGCCGAGCGGGGCAACCAGGGGTTCCCGCACGGCATCGGCGGGGCCGACGACGTCATCGCGATGCCCCTCCAGTGCTCGACGCAGTGGGACGGGCTCGGCCACATCTTCGACCACGGCAACGCGTGGAACGGGCGTCGGGCGGGCGACGTCGTCACGAGCGACGGCGACCTCGTCACCGGCATCGAGCACACGAAGACGTCCTTCGTCACGCGCGGCGTGCTGCTGGACGTCGGGGCGCACCTGCGTCCCGAGACCGGCGAGCTCGAGGACGGCTACGCGATCACGGCGGCCGACCTCGACGCCACGATCGCCGCGCAGGGCGACTCGAGCCGCGTGGGGCGCGGCGACATCGTCGTCGTGCGCACGGGCCGCTACGCCCGTGCCCGCCGCGAAGGCTGGAACGGATACGCGGGCGGTCCCGCAGCAGGCCTCTCGCTCACGACCGCGGGCTGGCTGCACCGCGCCGAGATCGCCGGCATCGCGACCGACACGTGGGGCTTCGAGGTGCGGCCCAACGAGTTCGACGTGCCGTCCTTCCAGCCCCTCCACCAGGTCGTCATCCCGAACCTGGGGCTGTCGATCGGCGAGATGTGGGATCTCGACGAGCTCGCCGAGACGTGCCGCCGTCTGGGTCGGTACGACTTCTTCCTCGCCGCGCCGACGCTTCCCATCACGGGAGCGGTCGGCTCACCCGTCAACCCGGTCGCCGTCCTCTAG
- a CDS encoding FAD-dependent monooxygenase, producing the protein MTAVQKVAIAGSGVAGLAAAIQLAKAGVEVDLFEAKAELSALGSGISLQGNALRVFDALGAWDDIRAAGYAFEGLNLRAPGPGAPIVAELPDVKTGGPDYPAAMGMPRPELARILLAHAQKAGANVRFGTKVTGLVQTPDSVEVFVDGASEGVYDLVIGADGLNSTVRELIGIEQKPEPTGMGIWRSFVSRPAEVQRSELYYGGPVYIAGYTPTGEDTMYAFLVEKAQDRFGVSDEDATRIMLEESRAYDGPWNHIRADLENGAHANYTWFTKHIVDAPWNRGRVVIIGDAAHSCPPTIAQGAAQGLEDALVLTELLVQFESLDKDLWDLFHARRLPRAKVVVDASVQLGQWQIDGDRDADAGGLIFGIAQQMARPA; encoded by the coding sequence ATGACCGCAGTCCAGAAGGTCGCGATCGCCGGAAGCGGCGTCGCGGGGCTCGCCGCCGCCATCCAGCTTGCGAAGGCGGGCGTGGAGGTGGATCTCTTCGAGGCGAAGGCCGAGCTCAGCGCGCTCGGCTCGGGCATCTCGCTGCAGGGCAACGCCCTGCGCGTGTTCGACGCGCTCGGCGCGTGGGACGACATCCGCGCCGCCGGATACGCCTTCGAGGGTCTCAACCTGCGCGCGCCCGGACCCGGTGCGCCGATCGTGGCCGAGCTCCCGGACGTCAAGACGGGCGGCCCGGACTACCCCGCCGCGATGGGGATGCCGCGCCCCGAGCTCGCCCGCATCCTCCTCGCGCACGCGCAGAAGGCCGGCGCGAACGTGCGCTTCGGCACGAAGGTGACGGGCCTCGTGCAGACGCCCGACTCCGTCGAGGTGTTCGTCGACGGCGCCTCGGAGGGCGTGTACGACCTCGTCATCGGCGCTGACGGACTCAACTCGACAGTGCGCGAGCTCATCGGCATCGAGCAGAAGCCCGAACCGACCGGCATGGGCATCTGGCGCTCGTTCGTCTCGCGTCCCGCGGAGGTGCAGCGCAGCGAGCTGTACTACGGCGGGCCCGTCTACATCGCGGGCTACACGCCCACCGGCGAGGACACGATGTACGCGTTCCTCGTCGAGAAGGCGCAGGACCGCTTCGGGGTCTCCGACGAGGACGCGACGCGCATCATGCTCGAGGAGTCCCGCGCGTACGACGGGCCGTGGAACCACATCCGTGCCGACCTCGAGAACGGCGCCCACGCCAACTACACCTGGTTCACCAAGCACATCGTCGATGCGCCGTGGAACCGCGGTCGCGTCGTCATCATCGGCGACGCCGCGCACAGCTGCCCCCCGACGATCGCGCAGGGCGCGGCGCAGGGCCTCGAGGATGCGCTCGTGCTGACGGAGCTCCTCGTGCAGTTCGAGTCGCTCGACAAGGACCTGTGGGACCTCTTCCATGCGCGGCGCCTCCCGCGCGCCAAGGTCGTCGTGGACGCGTCGGTGCAGCTCGGGCAGTGGCAGATCGACGGGGATCGGGATGCCGACGCCGGCGGTCTCATCTTCGGCATCGCGCAGCAGATGGCGAGGCCGGCATGA
- a CDS encoding amidohydrolase family protein has protein sequence MSVTDVHAHVLLPSLQAEVEARAPELVKEAAALELRRNGAESLAVSGPMVGARVPKLTSVAERLAAMDAQGVDRQWVSASPNHFYPWAPEGLGVWVASEANRLIADHVAQAPDRLTGLGLVPLQHPSRILECLDDAVLGRGLAGVEISSFAGDVELSDERLEPFWARAAELGAVVFLHPFGCSLDERLDRFYLSNTVGQPTENAVALSHVIFSGVLDRHPDLRIVAAHGGGYLPFAIGRSDRAWKVRPEAQRCAHAPSTYLRKLWFDTVVHDPMALRHLVEVAGASQVVLGSDFPFDMGLDDPVSFVRGADLPVELTERILGGNAAALLESRVHA, from the coding sequence ATGAGCGTCACCGACGTCCACGCGCACGTCCTGCTGCCGTCCCTGCAGGCCGAGGTCGAGGCGCGCGCGCCCGAGCTCGTCAAGGAGGCGGCGGCGCTCGAGCTGCGCCGCAACGGCGCCGAGAGCCTCGCCGTGTCGGGCCCCATGGTCGGCGCACGGGTGCCGAAGCTGACCTCGGTCGCCGAGCGCCTCGCCGCGATGGACGCGCAGGGGGTCGACCGGCAGTGGGTCAGCGCCTCGCCCAACCACTTCTACCCCTGGGCGCCCGAGGGCCTCGGCGTCTGGGTGGCGTCAGAGGCGAACCGCCTCATCGCCGATCACGTCGCGCAGGCTCCGGACCGCCTGACGGGCCTCGGGCTCGTGCCGCTGCAGCATCCGTCCCGCATCCTCGAGTGCCTCGACGACGCCGTGCTCGGCCGCGGGCTCGCGGGCGTCGAGATCTCGTCGTTCGCGGGCGACGTCGAGCTGTCCGACGAGCGGCTCGAGCCGTTCTGGGCGCGGGCCGCCGAGCTCGGCGCCGTCGTCTTCCTGCATCCGTTCGGCTGCAGCCTCGACGAGCGGCTCGACCGCTTCTACCTCTCCAACACCGTCGGACAGCCGACCGAGAACGCCGTGGCGCTGTCGCACGTCATCTTCTCGGGCGTGCTCGACCGGCATCCCGATCTCCGCATCGTCGCGGCGCACGGCGGCGGCTACCTGCCGTTCGCGATCGGCCGGTCCGACCGGGCCTGGAAGGTGCGGCCCGAGGCGCAGCGCTGCGCGCACGCGCCCTCGACGTACCTGCGCAAGCTGTGGTTCGACACCGTCGTGCACGACCCGATGGCGCTGCGCCACCTGGTCGAGGTCGCGGGCGCATCGCAGGTGGTGCTGGGCAGCGACTTCCCGTTCGACATGGGGCTCGACGATCCGGTCTCGTTCGTCCGCGGCGCCGATCTGCCGGTCGAGCTCACCGAGCGGATCCTCGGCGGAAACGCCGCCGCCCTCCTCGAATCGCGGGTGCACGCATGA
- a CDS encoding fumarylacetoacetate hydrolase family protein, whose protein sequence is MRIARWQASSDAVGEGFVIDDRVVPFPDGLTVADILPGGVDAAHAAFARVEGDAGTPLAEVRLLAPVIPASVRDFVAFEEHVEGVSAGVEGKSFVAPEWYEAPTFYFTNPHTILGPGDAVSPPVTKRLDFELEIAAVVGGDGGANLSAEDAASRIFGYTIMNDWSARDLQAREMKVRLGPAKGKDFGTSLGPWIVTADELEQYLDADGFLAIRAEVRINGELVGEDLVSNMGWPFGELVAYASRNARVVPGDVLGSGTVGNGGCLGELWGRGSTLPPLQEGDEVRMTVEGIGELVGTVGPIVTAPALPPARQRSRARTR, encoded by the coding sequence ATGAGGATCGCCCGCTGGCAGGCTTCGTCCGACGCGGTCGGCGAAGGGTTCGTGATCGACGATCGTGTCGTGCCGTTCCCCGACGGGCTTACGGTCGCCGACATCCTCCCGGGAGGAGTGGATGCCGCGCACGCGGCCTTCGCCCGAGTGGAGGGCGACGCCGGCACGCCCCTCGCCGAGGTGCGGCTGCTCGCCCCCGTCATCCCGGCATCCGTCCGCGACTTCGTGGCCTTCGAGGAGCACGTCGAAGGGGTGAGCGCCGGCGTCGAGGGCAAGAGCTTCGTCGCGCCGGAGTGGTACGAGGCCCCGACCTTCTACTTCACCAATCCGCACACGATCCTCGGCCCCGGCGACGCCGTGAGCCCGCCGGTCACGAAGCGGCTCGACTTCGAACTCGAGATCGCGGCCGTCGTCGGCGGAGACGGCGGGGCGAACCTCAGCGCGGAGGACGCGGCATCCCGCATCTTCGGCTACACGATCATGAACGACTGGTCGGCGCGCGACCTGCAGGCCCGCGAGATGAAGGTGCGGCTGGGCCCTGCCAAGGGCAAGGACTTCGGCACGAGCCTCGGCCCCTGGATCGTGACCGCCGATGAGCTCGAGCAGTACCTCGACGCCGACGGCTTCCTCGCGATCCGCGCCGAGGTGCGCATCAACGGCGAGCTCGTGGGTGAAGACCTCGTGTCGAACATGGGCTGGCCGTTCGGCGAGCTCGTCGCCTACGCCTCGCGCAACGCGCGGGTCGTGCCGGGCGATGTGCTCGGCAGCGGCACGGTCGGGAACGGCGGATGCCTCGGCGAGCTGTGGGGGAGGGGCTCCACGCTTCCTCCTCTGCAGGAGGGCGACGAAGTGCGCATGACCGTCGAGGGGATCGGCGAGCTGGTCGGAACGGTCGGTCCGATCGTGACCGCGCCGGCGCTTCCCCCCGCCCGCCAGCGCTCCCGCGCGCGCACCCGCTGA